The following coding sequences lie in one Oncorhynchus gorbuscha isolate QuinsamMale2020 ecotype Even-year linkage group LG10, OgorEven_v1.0, whole genome shotgun sequence genomic window:
- the pnck gene encoding LOW QUALITY PROTEIN: calcium/calmodulin-dependent protein kinase type 1 (The sequence of the model RefSeq protein was modified relative to this genomic sequence to represent the inferred CDS: inserted 7 bases in 4 codons; substituted 4 bases at 4 genomic stop codons): MVCGAPFTGSDNLRVNCLLKRPLVKEFRKKGXDITTVSDLXEKLGEGSISEVRVAQYCRTLRXCIGKRVLKGKEGMLENEIAALRRLNHPNMVAMEETFQTSSKLSLVMTHVSQXCLQEASFWRGGATQRDASRVLLQVLEAVQXLHQLGIVHRDQNPENLLYQTSSIDSKCXFGLSKLEEQCAHHSMWTPAYVAPXLLQQKYYDKEVDLWALGVIIYSQKLCGYPLFYDHNDSHMYVLIIKAEYEFDSNSAIDFIPRMLQKEPEMRYNCEPALKQPWISGGAALENNIHGSISEQIQKNFAKSKWKRAFNXLSKNNVAVEEEAKIQTKAILQGEGRMA; encoded by the exons atGGTCTGCGGTGCTCCCTTCACAGGCTCAGACAACCTGCGAGTAAACTG CCTATTGAAAAGGCCTCTGGTAAAGGAATTCAGGAAGAAAGGATAGGACATCACAACAGTATCTGATCT AGAGAAGCTGGGAGA GGGATCCATTTCTGAGGTGCGGGTGGCTCAGTACTGCCGTACCCTGA CTTGTATCGGCAAGAGGGTGCTAAAGGGAAAAGAGGGCATGTTGGAGAATGAGATTGCAGCGCTCCGCAG ACTCAACCATCCCAACATGGTGGCAATGGAGGAGACCTTTCAGACATCGTCAAAACTGTCTCTTGTTATGACTCA CGTGTCACAATAGTGTTTACAGGAGGCAAGTTTCTGGAGAGGGggagctacacagagagatgcCAGCCGTGTCCTACTGCAGGTTCTGGAAGCAGTCCAATAACTCCACCAGCTGGGTATCGTGCACAGGGACCAGAAT CCTGAGAACTTACTATATCAGACTTCGTCTATAGATTCCAAGTG CTTTGGCCTGTCCAAGTTGGAAGAGCAGTGTGCTCACCACAGCATGTGGACCCCTGCTTATGTGG CCCCATAGCTTCTGCAGCAGAAATATTATGATAAAGAGGTGGACCTATGGGCTCTGGGAGTGATCATCtacagtcagaa ACTCTGTGGCTACCCTCTATTTTATGACCACAATGACTCACATATGTACGTGTTGATCATAAAGGCTGAATATGAGTTTGACTCTAACTCAG CAATAGATTTCATTCCACGCATGTTGCAGAAAGAACCAGAGATGAGGTACAATTGTGAGCCGGCCTTGAAGCAACCTTG GATATCGGGAGGAGCCGCTCTGGAGAATAACATACATGGGTCCATCAGTGAGCAGATTCAGAAGAACTTTGCTAAGAGCAAGTGGAAG AGGGCATTCAA GCTCAGTAAGAATAATGTAGCAGTAGAGGAAGAGGCTAAGATACAGACCAAAGCCATACTGCAAGGTGAGGGACGAATGGCATAA